A region from the Campylobacter blaseri genome encodes:
- a CDS encoding M48 family metallopeptidase gives MELITMSNVQIIKKDIKNITLKVKPSCEVILTVPLNTDNRHILYILEKRKDWIDKKVDFFKSYNKIENKEYVSGESFYYKGKAYRLKIIQSDNEKVKLLRGYIQIFIKDKTDKAKKEKMLNVWYMKKSKEYFNQILNQYLPIVKKDIKSIKIRKMKTRWGSCNPKKGYINLNFDLIKKPKECVEYVIFHELVHLVHPNHSNKFYNFLYTYMPDWKKRKDKLEYK, from the coding sequence TTGGAATTAATAACTATGAGTAATGTTCAAATCATAAAAAAAGATATTAAAAATATCACATTAAAAGTAAAACCTAGTTGTGAAGTGATACTAACTGTGCCACTTAATACAGACAATAGGCATATTTTATATATTTTAGAAAAAAGAAAAGATTGGATAGATAAAAAGGTTGATTTTTTCAAATCATATAATAAGATAGAAAACAAAGAGTATGTAAGTGGCGAGAGTTTTTACTACAAAGGTAAAGCTTATAGGCTAAAAATAATACAATCAGATAATGAAAAAGTTAAGCTTTTAAGGGGTTATATTCAAATTTTCATAAAAGATAAAACAGATAAAGCTAAAAAAGAAAAAATGCTTAATGTTTGGTATATGAAAAAATCAAAAGAGTATTTTAACCAAATTCTAAATCAATATCTGCCAATAGTAAAAAAAGATATAAAAAGTATCAAGATACGCAAAATGAAAACAAGATGGGGTTCTTGTAATCCAAAAAAAGGTTATATAAATTTAAATTTTGATTTAATAAAAAAACCAAAAGAGTGCGTTGAATATGTAATTTTTCATGAACTAGTTCATCTTGTACACCCAAATCATAGCAATAAATTTTACAACTTTTTATACACTTATATGCCTGATTGGAAAAAAAGAAAGGATAAGTTAGAATATAAATAA
- a CDS encoding type I restriction endonuclease subunit R, with protein MNPNISSERALQDNVIKLLKSMGYTFISKEENIKLRDGKLGEVVFKDILSKQLQKLNSFEYNGTKYPFSAKNIKKAIDDLNEPLNQGLMSANQKISEQLIYGNSYQEDLGNGIKKSFSFKYIDFENVENNIFHFTEEFAVSRGIKTEYEKTRRPDIVLFINGIPFGVIELKKSSISSDEGISQMLRNQKQGEIQELFKYIQITLAGNSYSPQYATTGTLAKFYATWEEDVGLEINKLVVNRTPSKLDSTIYSLFDKNRVIKLLHSFIVFDGKIKKIARYQQFFAIEEIMKKINVLDNVGKREGGLIWHTQGSGKSLTMVMLTRVIKREIANSKIILVTDRTDLDEQIHSNFISTDIETQRAKSGQDLISLIKSGNPVITTLVHKFETALKNKVVINEPNVFLLVDESHRTQSGDLHKAMKKTFPLSCYIGFTGTPLMKKEKSTIAKFGGLIHKYTIDQAIKDKAVLPLLYEGRLASQWVSDELGLQRKFEIISKDLSDEQKRDLSNKWARFQKLASSEQRLELIAFDINTHFKNNLKGTGLKAMLATSSKFEAIKYHKIFEELGDVKTRFVISAPDTREGNDDDSNKAFINEEWNKVMQIYGSEYEYLKKVKNEFINGDEIDILIVVDKLLTGFDAPNATVLYIDKELKEHNLLQAIARVNRLYDGKDFGFIIDYRGLLGNLDKALTSYSSLDVFDEQDLIGAVIDIKDEIARLKTFYSHLEELFKSIENKNDQESYEVFLANKEKRDDFYKYLSNYARALKLALSSYKIDEIFSLDEIDNYKSKMKFYANLRASVKIRYHEVVDFGKYEKQMQKLLDTYISADDVMQLTKLVNIFDEEFDSEIERVVGDNAKADAILSAVTAVVTEKKESNPAFYEKIAQKIKEILEQYKENRLTEEEKLKNAKDIRAMLTNQKLNKDNYPDTIKNKKGAIAFYDNMSDFLSEIVKKDEKILEEFTLKLDEIFKEVAKKPDWKNNNDVKDQIEKQIYDILWDLEDTYNVKLKNSEEIVGKLRNIGINNYE; from the coding sequence ATGAATCCAAACATATCATCAGAAAGAGCTTTACAAGACAATGTTATAAAATTATTAAAGTCTATGGGGTATACATTTATAAGCAAAGAAGAAAACATCAAGCTAAGAGATGGAAAGCTTGGTGAAGTAGTTTTTAAAGATATACTTTCAAAACAACTTCAAAAACTAAATTCATTTGAATATAATGGCACAAAATACCCATTTTCAGCTAAAAACATAAAAAAAGCTATAGATGATTTAAATGAACCATTAAATCAAGGGCTAATGAGTGCTAACCAAAAGATAAGCGAGCAACTTATATATGGAAACTCTTATCAAGAAGATCTTGGAAATGGTATCAAAAAAAGCTTTTCTTTTAAATATATAGATTTTGAAAATGTGGAAAACAATATTTTTCATTTTACGGAAGAATTTGCAGTATCAAGAGGTATAAAAACGGAGTATGAAAAAACAAGAAGACCTGATATTGTGCTATTTATAAACGGAATTCCTTTTGGGGTGATTGAACTTAAAAAATCAAGCATATCAAGCGATGAGGGTATATCTCAAATGCTAAGAAACCAAAAACAAGGAGAGATACAAGAACTTTTCAAATACATTCAGATAACACTTGCTGGAAATAGCTACTCACCACAATATGCCACAACTGGCACTTTAGCAAAATTTTATGCAACTTGGGAAGAAGATGTTGGCTTAGAAATAAACAAATTAGTAGTAAACAGAACTCCTAGCAAACTTGATAGCACTATATACTCTTTGTTTGATAAAAATAGAGTAATAAAGCTTTTGCACTCTTTTATAGTTTTTGATGGAAAGATTAAAAAAATAGCAAGATACCAGCAATTTTTTGCCATAGAAGAAATTATGAAAAAGATTAATGTTTTGGATAATGTAGGTAAAAGAGAAGGTGGGCTTATTTGGCATACACAAGGTAGTGGAAAATCTTTAACAATGGTAATGTTAACAAGAGTGATAAAAAGAGAAATAGCAAATTCAAAAATTATCCTAGTAACTGATAGAACCGATTTAGACGAACAAATTCATAGTAATTTTATATCTACAGACATAGAAACACAAAGGGCAAAAAGTGGGCAAGATTTGATAAGTTTGATAAAAAGTGGAAACCCTGTTATCACAACTTTGGTGCATAAATTTGAAACTGCTTTAAAAAACAAGGTGGTTATAAATGAGCCAAATGTATTTTTGTTAGTTGATGAATCACATAGAACTCAAAGTGGAGATTTGCATAAAGCTATGAAAAAAACTTTTCCACTTTCTTGCTACATAGGCTTTACAGGAACTCCACTTATGAAAAAAGAAAAAAGCACCATAGCTAAATTTGGTGGACTTATACATAAATACACCATTGATCAAGCCATAAAAGATAAGGCTGTTTTACCTTTGCTTTATGAGGGGCGACTAGCTAGTCAATGGGTTAGCGATGAACTTGGATTGCAAAGAAAATTTGAAATAATCTCAAAAGATTTAAGTGATGAGCAAAAAAGAGATTTGTCAAACAAATGGGCGAGATTTCAAAAACTAGCTTCAAGTGAGCAAAGGTTAGAGCTTATTGCATTTGATATAAATACTCATTTTAAAAACAATTTAAAAGGCACAGGGCTAAAAGCAATGTTAGCAACAAGTAGCAAATTTGAAGCCATAAAATACCACAAAATTTTTGAAGAATTAGGCGATGTAAAAACAAGATTTGTAATCTCAGCTCCTGACACTAGAGAGGGCAACGACGATGATAGTAACAAAGCCTTTATAAATGAAGAGTGGAACAAAGTAATGCAAATTTATGGAAGCGAATATGAGTATTTGAAAAAAGTAAAAAATGAATTTATAAATGGTGATGAAATTGATATTTTAATAGTGGTAGATAAGCTTTTAACTGGCTTTGATGCCCCAAATGCAACGGTTTTATATATAGATAAAGAGTTAAAAGAACACAATCTTTTACAAGCAATAGCAAGAGTAAATAGGCTTTATGATGGCAAGGATTTTGGATTTATAATTGATTATAGAGGCTTGCTTGGAAATCTTGATAAGGCATTAACTTCTTATTCATCATTAGATGTTTTTGATGAGCAAGATTTAATAGGAGCAGTTATAGACATAAAAGATGAAATAGCAAGACTAAAAACATTTTATTCTCATTTAGAAGAGCTTTTTAAAAGCATAGAAAACAAAAACGATCAAGAAAGCTATGAAGTATTTTTAGCCAACAAGGAAAAAAGAGATGACTTTTATAAGTATTTATCAAACTATGCTAGAGCATTAAAGTTGGCTTTATCAAGTTATAAAATAGATGAAATTTTTAGTTTAGATGAAATAGATAATTATAAATCTAAAATGAAATTTTACGCAAATTTAAGAGCAAGTGTAAAGATACGATATCATGAAGTTGTTGATTTTGGTAAGTATGAAAAGCAAATGCAAAAACTTCTTGACACTTACATAAGTGCTGATGATGTAATGCAGCTAACAAAACTAGTAAATATTTTTGATGAAGAATTTGATAGCGAGATAGAAAGAGTGGTAGGAGATAATGCAAAAGCTGATGCGATTTTAAGTGCTGTAACAGCTGTTGTAACAGAAAAAAAGGAGTCCAATCCAGCTTTTTATGAAAAAATAGCACAAAAAATAAAAGAGATACTAGAGCAATACAAAGAAAACAGACTCACAGAAGAAGAAAAGCTAAAAAATGCAAAAGATATAAGAGCAATGCTTACAAACCAAAAACTAAACAAAGACAACTACCCAGATACAATCAAAAACAAAAAAGGAGCTATAGCTTTTTATGATAATATGTCCGATTTTTTGAGTGAGATAGTAAAAAAAGATGAAAAAATTTTAGAAGAATTTACACTAAAGCTTGATGAAATTTTTAAAGAGGTAGCAAAAAAGCCTGATTGGAAAAACAATAACGATGTAAAAGATCAGATAGAAAAGCAAATTTATGATATATTATGGGATTTAGAGGATACTTATAATGTGAAGCTTAAAAACAGCGAAGAGATAGTAGGAAAGCTAAGAAACATTGGAATTAATAACTATGAGTAA
- a CDS encoding phospholipase D-like domain-containing protein, whose translation MIKKLKIKLIIFILIPLFVLFFNTLKPMPSGTSFEGYARIGNFTFLSDLTYEKDGKRAYDQEIFTEIFKLIKESNKFILIDYFLFNDDYDRNLNNVFPEISKNLTDALLEKKRLNLNLPIILITDPINFAYGSYVPKHIEELKKVGVQVVVTNLFKLRDSNALYSSYYRPYFSWFPNSKNGIFKNAFDPDKPNISLASYLELFNLKANHRKIIMNEKNAIISSANPHDGSFFHSNIAFKVDGAILEDILTSEKGIMRLSNANMDMVSKFHPNTQTSGKTQMKFITEGKIKEEILNRINSTNLDNKIKIGMFYLSDRDIIKSLKKASDRGVLIQIILDINKDAFGRKKIGIPNKPVANELMAKKNIEIRWYETKGEQYHSKFIIIEQGEKVRIIGGSANYTRRNIGDLNLEANIAIYLDKNSEEVEKILNYYDKIWNNKGGIYTAKYEKYREKSTFKKLLYLIQEETGLSSF comes from the coding sequence ATGATTAAGAAATTAAAAATTAAACTCATTATATTTATTCTTATTCCGCTTTTTGTACTTTTCTTTAATACTCTAAAACCAATGCCTAGTGGCACATCTTTTGAAGGCTATGCAAGAATTGGAAATTTTACTTTTTTAAGTGATTTAACTTATGAAAAAGATGGAAAAAGGGCATATGATCAAGAGATTTTTACAGAAATTTTTAAACTCATAAAAGAGTCAAATAAGTTTATTTTGATTGACTATTTTTTGTTTAACGATGACTACGATAGAAATCTTAACAATGTTTTTCCTGAAATTTCAAAAAATTTAACAGATGCACTTCTTGAAAAAAAGAGATTAAACCTAAATTTGCCTATAATTTTGATAACAGATCCTATAAATTTTGCTTATGGCTCGTATGTTCCTAAACATATTGAAGAGCTAAAAAAAGTTGGAGTTCAAGTTGTGGTAACAAATCTTTTCAAACTTAGAGATTCAAATGCATTGTATTCAAGCTATTACCGCCCATATTTTTCTTGGTTTCCAAACTCAAAAAATGGAATTTTTAAAAATGCATTTGATCCAGATAAACCAAATATCTCTCTTGCTTCATATTTAGAGCTTTTTAATCTTAAAGCAAATCATAGAAAAATTATTATGAATGAAAAAAATGCCATAATATCCTCAGCAAATCCACATGATGGTTCATTTTTTCACTCAAATATAGCTTTCAAGGTTGATGGAGCTATTTTAGAAGACATTTTAACCTCAGAAAAAGGGATAATGCGTCTGTCAAATGCTAATATGGATATGGTGAGCAAATTTCATCCAAACACCCAAACATCTGGTAAAACTCAGATGAAATTCATCACAGAAGGCAAGATAAAAGAGGAAATTTTAAATCGCATAAATTCTACAAATTTAGATAATAAGATTAAAATTGGAATGTTTTATCTCTCTGATAGAGACATAATAAAATCTCTTAAAAAAGCCTCTGATAGGGGAGTCTTGATACAAATTATCTTAGATATCAACAAAGATGCCTTTGGTAGAAAAAAGATAGGAATTCCAAACAAACCTGTAGCAAACGAACTTATGGCAAAAAAGAACATAGAAATAAGGTGGTATGAGACAAAAGGTGAGCAATATCACAGTAAATTCATAATAATAGAGCAGGGCGAAAAAGTTAGAATTATAGGCGGTTCTGCAAATTATACTAGACGAAATATAGGGGATTTAAACTTAGAGGCAAACATAGCAATATATTTAGATAAAAATAGTGAAGAGGTAGAGAAAATTTTAAATTACTATGATAAAATTTGGAACAATAAAGGCGGAATTTATACAGCTAAGTATGAAAAATATAGAGAAAAAAGCACTTTTAAAAAGCTACTTTATCTCATCCAAGAGGAAACAGGACTATCTAGTTTCTAA
- a CDS encoding DUF411 domain-containing protein gives MKKIVLFSLVLAGFLQAQMMEVYKSPSCGCCSQWEAVMNKNGFKTKEILKENIIEVKKEFNVPLELSSCHTAIIDGYVVEGHVPAREVKILLEKKPKDVIGISAPGMPLESPGMEQGSTPETYNIVAFKKDGTQEIIATYIGSKKIR, from the coding sequence ATGAAAAAAATTGTTTTATTTAGTTTAGTATTAGCAGGTTTTTTACAAGCACAGATGATGGAAGTGTATAAATCTCCATCTTGCGGATGTTGCTCACAATGGGAAGCTGTTATGAATAAAAATGGCTTTAAAACTAAAGAAATTTTAAAAGAAAACATAATAGAGGTTAAAAAAGAGTTCAATGTTCCATTAGAACTATCTTCTTGCCATACAGCTATAATTGATGGTTATGTTGTAGAAGGGCATGTCCCAGCAAGAGAAGTAAAAATACTACTTGAAAAGAAACCAAAAGATGTTATAGGAATAAGCGCACCAGGAATGCCACTTGAAAGCCCAGGAATGGAGCAAGGAAGCACCCCAGAAACTTATAATATAGTTGCATTTAAAAAAGATGGAACACAAGAGATCATAGCTACATATATCGGCAGTAAAAAGATAAGATAA
- a CDS encoding restriction endonuclease subunit S, with translation MIQKGYKKTKIGIIPDNWEVVKLREVFEKSFYGISSATKNIGKYPVLKMNNMQNGSLSIDNLSYIDLEDTDFKKYKLQKGDILLNRTNSSELVGKISLFNLDGDYLTASYIVTYRPNKNILNSIFINNILNTTLFQTKIKNISTKGVSQSNINPTSFKKKIIIPLPPLKEQEKIAKILTLWDSAILKQSNLIDEKENFKKALMQRLLSGKTHFPEFKDNWKEVRLGEIFKEYAEFNNLNLKQYTIGKNGINEIKDYKYNTKKHKIFKKNDLIIGLGVNEVNTNIFIENGCCSPIYRTYSININLIKPIFSYYYLPRALNFIKHLISKKSTRREFEFDGKEFIKQNIKLPSLKEQEKIAKILTLCDDEINLLKQELENLKEQKQGLMQKLLSGKVRV, from the coding sequence TTGATACAAAAAGGTTATAAAAAAACAAAGATTGGCATTATTCCTGATAATTGGGAAGTTGTTAAGTTGAGGGAAGTATTTGAAAAATCATTTTATGGAATTTCATCTGCCACAAAAAATATTGGAAAATACCCTGTTTTAAAAATGAATAATATGCAAAATGGATCACTTTCTATAGATAATTTATCTTATATAGATTTAGAAGATACGGATTTTAAAAAATATAAATTACAAAAAGGTGATATTTTATTAAACAGAACAAATAGCTCCGAATTGGTTGGAAAAATTTCTTTATTTAATTTAGATGGCGATTATCTTACGGCTTCTTATATAGTTACTTATAGACCAAATAAAAATATATTAAATTCAATTTTTATAAATAATATATTAAACACAACTTTATTTCAAACAAAAATAAAAAATATTTCAACAAAAGGTGTAAGTCAGTCAAATATAAACCCTACATCATTTAAGAAAAAAATAATTATACCACTACCACCATTAAAAGAGCAAGAAAAAATAGCTAAAATTTTAACTCTTTGGGATAGTGCTATCTTAAAACAATCAAATTTGATAGATGAAAAAGAAAATTTCAAAAAAGCACTTATGCAAAGGCTGTTAAGTGGTAAAACCCACTTTCCTGAATTTAAAGATAATTGGAAAGAAGTAAGATTAGGTGAAATTTTTAAAGAATATGCTGAATTTAACAATTTAAATTTAAAACAATATACTATTGGAAAAAATGGCATAAATGAAATAAAGGATTATAAATATAATACAAAAAAACATAAAATTTTTAAAAAAAATGATTTAATTATAGGTCTAGGTGTGAATGAAGTGAACACAAATATTTTTATTGAAAATGGTTGTTGTAGTCCTATTTATAGAACATATTCAATAAATATTAATTTAATAAAACCAATATTTTCATATTATTATTTACCGAGAGCTTTAAATTTCATCAAACACCTTATTAGTAAAAAATCAACTAGAAGAGAATTTGAATTTGATGGAAAAGAATTTATAAAACAAAATATAAAACTTCCATCATTAAAAGAACAAGAAAAAATAGCAAAAATTTTAACCCTTTGCGATGATGAGATAAATTTACTTAAACAGGAATTAGAAAATTTAAAAGAACAAAAACAAGGCTTAATGCAAAAACTACTAAGCGGAAAGGTGAGAGTATGA
- the rhuM gene encoding Fic family protein, with protein MSEIVIYEDGQISLNVSLEDESVWLSQKQMADLFHKNVRTINEHIINIFKEGELEKKAVIRNFRITADDGKRYLTNLYNLDVVISVGYRVKSKEGTKFRIWATKVLKDYLLKGYALNQKILNRQKITELNKTLNLIKNSINQANLIQSKGFIEIISKYAKSWALLQGYDTQSLKEMAQTNINNFILDYNEAKKAIDEFKKELIKKGEASNLFGQEKADELKGNILNIYQTFQGLELLPSVEQKAANLLYYIVKGHPFIDGNKRIGAYLFILFLDKNKILYKNDNELKINDNALASLTILIATSKPESKDIIIKLILNILYDGESDDKI; from the coding sequence ATGAGTGAAATAGTAATTTATGAAGATGGTCAAATTTCTTTAAATGTATCATTAGAAGATGAAAGCGTTTGGTTATCTCAAAAACAGATGGCTGATTTGTTTCATAAAAATGTAAGAACAATAAATGAGCATATAATAAATATATTCAAAGAGGGTGAGCTGGAAAAAAAAGCAGTTATCCGGAATTTCCGGATAACTGCTGATGACGGTAAAAGGTATCTTACAAATTTATATAATCTAGATGTTGTTATCTCTGTTGGATATAGGGTAAAGTCCAAAGAAGGAACTAAATTTCGTATCTGGGCTACAAAAGTTTTAAAAGATTATCTTTTAAAAGGATATGCTTTAAATCAAAAAATACTAAATAGACAAAAGATTACTGAATTAAATAAAACACTAAATTTAATCAAAAATTCAATAAACCAAGCAAATCTCATACAATCAAAAGGTTTCATTGAAATTATATCAAAATATGCAAAAAGCTGGGCATTGTTGCAAGGATATGATACTCAAAGCTTAAAAGAAATGGCTCAAACAAATATCAACAACTTTATACTTGATTACAATGAAGCCAAAAAAGCAATTGATGAGTTTAAAAAAGAACTTATAAAAAAAGGGGAAGCTTCAAATTTATTTGGACAAGAAAAAGCAGATGAACTAAAAGGAAATATTTTAAATATATATCAGACATTTCAAGGACTTGAACTCTTACCATCTGTAGAACAAAAAGCAGCGAATTTACTCTACTATATAGTAAAAGGACACCCATTTATAGACGGGAACAAAAGAATAGGTGCTTATCTTTTTATATTATTTTTAGATAAAAACAAAATACTTTATAAAAACGATAACGAATTAAAGATTAATGATAACGCACTAGCTTCATTAACCATTTTAATAGCCACCTCAAAACCAGAATCTAAAGATATAATTATAAAATTAATATTAAATATATTATATGATGGAGAGAGTGATGATAAGATATAA